A stretch of DNA from Lycium ferocissimum isolate CSIRO_LF1 chromosome 4, AGI_CSIRO_Lferr_CH_V1, whole genome shotgun sequence:
ATACAAACAGACACCGGATTTAGGTCTGCTCAAATGTGTAGATACCGACAAAGCCtccaaacttttagaaaaaGTACACGTGGAACATGTGGACCCCATATGAATGGATTCATACTGGAAAAGAAGATTCTACGAACAGGATACTATTAGATGACCATGGAAAGTGATTGCTGCAACTATGTGCAAAAGTTCTATCAATGTCAAATCCACAGTGATCTAATCAAGGTCCCTCTAAGTGAGCTTAATACTATGAGCTCACCATGGCCTTTCGTCACTTGAGGAATGGATGTTATTGGACCTATTGAACTCGCAGCTTCAAATAGCCACCGGTTCATTGTAGTTTCTATTGAAtacttcaccaagtgggtgAAAGCAACATCTCACAAAtcagtaacaaagaaagtggtAGCTGACTTCGTGTGAAACCATATCATATGCCGATTCGGTATACCCAAGTCCATCATAACAGACAATGGAAAAAATCTGAACAGCTATCTTATGAAGGACATCTGTGAGCAGTTCAAGATCACTCACCGAAATTGGACAGCCTACCGGCCACAAATGAACGGAGTCGTAGAGGCAGCCAAAACaaatatcaagaggatattgaGAAAAATGACTGATAATCATAAAGGTTGGCACGAGCAGTTGCCTTATGCTTTATTAGGATACCGTACTATGGCCCGAACTTCGATAGGAGCAACTCCATACTTGCTGGTCTATGAAACTGAAGCAGTCATACCTGCTGAAGTTGAGATACCTTCCCTGAGAATCATTCAAGAAGCAGAATTAGACAATGCTGAATGGGTCCAAGCTCGATATGAGCAATTGGCTCTAATTGACGAGAAAAGGATGGTTGCCGTATGTCACGATCAACTGTACTGACAAAGGATGGCAAGCGCCTTCAACAAACGAGTCAGAACTAGACTTTTTCAAATTGGGCAAATGGTGCCAAAAGAATTTTTTCCACATCAAAATAAATACAAAGGGAAGTGGCAAGGTCCTTATGTGGTCCGCAAAGTACTCTCTGGAGGAGCAGTAGTATTGGCAGAAATGGACGGACAAGAGTGGCCAAAGCCAATCAACTCAGATGCAATCAAGCGCTACTATGCATGAAGAAGGAGTTTCTCAGTTTGTAATAGTACTCTTTGCTTGTAATCATTATTCTATTTGCTTGTAttagttatttccttttttcttgtaATCTTTTTGTAGTAGATAGACAAAACAAAACATcttttgtaatatgaactacacAATGACCCGATttccccacagtgggatacgtaggcagtccatctGGGACCCGGTCGCATTATTAGCAAAAACCAAAAACtcctttacttttattttttgaactacgttcgacctgagtTCCTACAGCGACATGATACGTAGGTGCTCTTTGAGCTTGGTCACACCAAAAGCAAAAACCAAGAAACCCCTAAGAAGCCTCAGAGATAGGACTTCACAAAGGAGCAAGGATTGCTGCACGCCcgactggggcagaatttttgagaagatctcaaaaattcgcGCCCTCAATCCGCTGCAAAGAGTCAACTAACCCAAAGTTTCAAACTGGGTCAGAAGTTTTGAAAGGCTCTCAAATTCCCCATTTAATCAACGctaaactggggcagaaattttgtGGATCCTGGAAGATTCGGCATGAGAATTCGTCAATCGAGATTTACaatggggcagaatttttgagaaaaggtcTCAAAAATTTCGCGCGAGGAAGTGAAGAACCCCAGTCACGAAAGAAGGGATCTCCCTCATTCAAagcacatgtcatgacaattaATCTTACCACTTTCAAAATAATGCATTTATTTTTCTACAATTAATATCTTTATGGTAACattacaaaaatgatttttctgcATGATGAAAATAGATTTATCTTTCGAATATCAGAGCTAGAGGGGTTTCGGGTCCAGAAAGCCGAAGACGCAATAGCGCCggcaacacgaatcaactttaaATAGGGAAAAACTAATCCATGTCTGATGTAGGTCCCCAGGACGTCAGAAGACGATACTTTTTCTAACTTTGCTTCATGTGCAGGAAGCGATTagccaaaaaaaatcaaaaccactGCTGGGATCCGGCTTTCAGAATACATATCCAGCCACGAAGGCCATAGGGTTTTAAATGCCACCAAGGACAGAATATCTAGCCACAAAGGCTAGGAAAGATCAGAATACCATGAAGTTTAAGCCATGAGGGCTGTAAGATTTTGAATGTCGAAAAGGCGAATATCTAGCCATGAGGGCTATGAAAGGATGAAAATGCCACGAGGGCAAAAATTAGACCCACAAAAGCTACAAAATGACTGAAATTGCCGCAAAGGAAAATGTTTGGCCAAAAGGATCGTAGTAAAATAATACGGCACACCTAACTAAGAGGGTCACAGCCGACATAACGGACAAAAGTAAGACTAGTTAGCCAAAGGGGCCATATCTGTCatttgccaagagggccattgcatatagACTTTTCTGCTgtcaagagggccattgcatatatacttttctgctgccgagagggccatcacttcttcttatttgccaagagggccattgcatatctactttcctgctgccgagagggccatcacttcttcttatttgccaagagggccatttcatatctatttttctgctgccaagagggtcattcataccaacatagggccattcatacaaacatgtcaagagggctattcatacaaacatgccaagagggtcattcatacaaacatgctaagaggctcattcatacaaacatgccaagaaggCCATTAATACAAATATGCCAAGATGGCCATttatacaaacatgccaagagggccattcatacaaacatgccaagagggctattcatataaacatgccaagagggccatttatTTCAATTGACGAAAGGGCCATGCAAACAAACTACCGGATGTAGCAAGACAACAAAGCAATGTAAAACCAATCAGGAGACTGCAGTATTCAACCTAAAGAAAACAAAGCGGTGTAAAATCGATCATGAAACCGCAGTATTCGCCCCCAAAAAGACAAAGCGATGTAAAATCGATCATGAGACCGCAATATTTGCCCCAAAAAGACAAAGCGATGCAAAACCGGTGAGGAGACCCCAGTATTCGCTCAAAAGAAAAGACGATGTAAATCTGTTCAGATGACCGCAGTATTCGTCACCTAAAAATCAACGTTACTCAACAGATGGAAGCAGATTTGTAGCCGGCAAATAGAGCGGGTTGATTACGCAGCCGGTCGAGATaaggtgcccatgagagtcaagctttcCGGCTAGGACTTGGAAGATCACCTCTCACCATGCTCAACCACACAAGATTTCTTATTTGCTTATGTGTCTTACTTGTTTTTATTATTCCACTACCGGTCGGACACACACCGGCACACACAAAGGCAATCCCTCATAAGGGATAATCTTTTCTTCCGATCGAGTCAAACTACAAGTGAATTGATTCCCAAGAACAGGTATACGTAGGCTAACTCAATGCCAGAGAGTCAGTCATACTCCTACCaatctgttacaccttggacATTTCGTGTCGTTgtgcagtgaatagactaacgcaaacTTAATGTGGCCATGAAGCCCACATGAccttaaggagggtatttggtaGCTTAAAAGTGTATACTACAAGATTTTTGAAGTATTACGAATCagagaaattaagtttgtcgaaggaagtaaagtataagttgtgtttgggaaggtttcgcaaTTTTCGAGCTaatgattatttagtaatgtcttgaggagaagctataggactccttagatggttaatgaagtgttatacaagtgtcaagaaggtcctacaaggattggaagtcaaacgaatcaacgagacaATTTCGGAATAtatgagttatacgaccacttatacggttcgtataactttatacggtccgtataagggtccgtataacctatCCTGAGAAGGTCAGTCTGTGgtagtattatacggtcacttatatggaccgtataaaattatacggaccgtataagtgtccgtataactcaACCGGGTcactttttccagatttttctctttttatatatatatgacccatgatcatttaattcatttcccatcttctccacagctcttgagagctctagaaagTTCCTCACACCATAAcaacacaaatccaagagaaaccAAGGATTAATTACTaagaaccaagagaatcaaatgcaaagaagctcactagggtttgtagaagtcaagattccctttggtattgaagtcggggtttctctcaagtgaagtatatccatccaaagttcatctctacatgatcaaaggtgagttttacatctatttcatattattaagagtatttggttgttgaataacttgaatgaaggaaggaagaaaAATATGAGGCTtaaacatggatttaatgatattcttgaagagtagcttgacttgagtcatagttcttggtatgccatgagtataatcttgttgaggatgatactaatgatgttgaggaaatattatgtgaaaatgaatatggtattatgttgtagctatagttatgaatgactttgaaagagagttttgataattgaacaatgtttaacttgaagaagtttattgattatggtattatgggtgttgctattgatgtttgggagttgtttattgtATGGAGAAAGTCgtcaaaacaaagaaaatgctgcccaattttcattagctcttagtcgctttagtttagacttaagcatgttttaaatgatctaatttagtacgaattctcttggaGGTAGAGTTgagagcttggaaggagaacgtttagtcaTTAAGGAGacgcaaaggtatgttaaggctagcccctttctttcaaaggcatgactcctatattacgattttctctctatatttccatgaccttcttgcatcccaaaagttgaaagttaaagattcttaagagcttcttatgagaaagagataagatgtgttctatgataatgatgatgatgatgatgatgattctatttctagagatttcaaatCTTATGAATTGATACAATTATGAGCCtaatgatcttatttcataatttccttgatgttattcattgttggccatctcacctcatggtactagttccttcaaggtgaggcatagtgatgatggttgttccataatataatcggaggttaccgaccttacatcactccgatagagttgtagctttcacttgggctctcatgcatgctttatgttatgtatatgtatgattacaccgtgcctagttggccgggcagacaccactataATGGGCGTAGTCGGCAGCTATGATGATAATTACACTGTGCCTAATTTGcggggcagacaccactagtggacgtgagatggttaccctggacgcgggaggcctggacgcgggctaatgatgatcacaccgtacctatatggttgggaagtttatgtatgtattatATGATGTTATTTTAATAcgaaagttagcatgcatgattccaccttaagaggcaatcagttaccggttatctcttcatcttatactctcttatttctttattatgttgttatacatgTCTTACaaacttagtacattattcgtcctgacgtcctttcttttatggacgctgcgttcatgcccgcaagtagatAAGAAGACGGCGCAGATacttaggagctttatcagtagatacacaggagcactccactactccggagttgcagcttattggtatattcttttgtgtatatatttgggtcatggcgggatcctgtcccgaccctatgatttcagtactccaTCTTGAGGACCGTAGATACAtctgtgtgggtagtagatgtatcatgatcatcttagtgtatatcttgtatatcattttgtcgCCTCGtaggcttgtgtatatatgtatattttgagtaATTGAAGATCGTTTCTTAGTAAGCTTTGCTTGAGAATTGTGTTGATCCAAGTTGAATATAATGATGAACATGATGGGTGGTGctcagtaggttagctccgggtacccgtcatggccctctagctgggtcgtgacaaaagtggtatcagagcagttccatcctagggtgtgtctacgagccgtgtccggtagagtcttatttatgggtgtgaagcacgccacacttataaacaagaggctgcagggcatttaggaataatgaccgtcctTATTCTTCATAggtcgtgcgatagagctataatataAGATCTCTcttttccctaattgtgcgttatgatttcagcaatgcctgtAAAGAGGAAAGTAACAActacccagaagggcaagactgcgaCAGGAAGGCAGGAGAATGGGAGCCACCGGTAAATATAGAAGGGGTGAGTCctataatgaggctccatctcatacttctcacactccgcctatcttagaggagcatgaaggggtcTCCACTCCAGCTCCAATGCCTCCAGTCCCTCTACCGGGCGCTTCGGGCTAGCAGATGATCGAGGCAATTCAGTTATTAACCCAGCTAGTTTCTACTCAGGCTCAATAGTAGAGTGTGGGTCTAGGCGATAGAGCAGTTattgcaagggcccgtgattttatgagtttgaatcctccagaattttttgggtcaaagccaaatgaagacccgcagggtattatagatgagatgttgaggacgctgagaataatacatgcgttcgatactgagtcagtggagttagtGTCCTATAGATTGCAGGATGTAGCCgtcctttggtataataattggataacTTTGAGAGGGGAAAATGTGCCTTCCCCGGTATGGCAGGAGTTCGTAGATGCTTttatccgccattatttgccgccTGA
This window harbors:
- the LOC132053688 gene encoding uncharacterized protein LOC132053688, translated to MDVIGPIELAASNSHRFIVVSIEYFTKWVKATSHKSVTKKVFKITHRNWTAYRPQMNGVVEAAKTNIKRILRKMTDNHKGWHEQLPYALLGYRTMARTSIGATPYLLVYETEAVIPAEVEIPSLRIIQEAELDNAEWVQARYEQLALIDEKRMVAVCHDQLY